The window ATATTTCACAATTACCCCAAAGGGTAATATCACTTATTCAAAGGCTCAGCGTGTTTTTGGTTTATATCGCCGTTTTGTTAATGAAGGTTATGACAATGTTCGTCATTCATTACCAAAGAAAACCTTTTATCGTCAATTAGATTTGTTGCTTGATATCGGAATGAGCAAAGCTCAGTTACAGAATTTAACAGGCGAGGGGGCAACTAACGTTGTTCCAATGATTCGATTTGTTGATGTTGATTTTAGTAATCAATATCCAGATTGGTATATCGAACCTGTCAGCCGATTTGTTGCTTGAGGTTGATATGACTATTGACGGATTAACAGAATTTGAATGGCATTCGGTTTTATTTCTTTGTGTATGCGTAGTTATTTTTTTTGGTGTTATTTCAGTGATTCTTTATTGCAATTTAAGGCAAGTTATTACTAAGCCATTAATGACAATGGATGAGTTTATTGTCTTGCGTTCTTCTTTAATGTCAAAACACAACAGCCAGCAGTCTGCCACTGTAATTAATTGGGATGTCAAAAAATGAAAGTTCAATTTTTAAATGCTACTCACCGTAAAGGTACCAGCAAAAGCTCGAACAAGCCGTATGACATGTGCAAGCTTAATTACTTGAAACCCATCGAGACTGTTCGCAACGATAAAATGGAATATTACGGTTTGGTATGGTTACTCAAGAAATTGACTTAGACCCGCGTTGTATTCATATGTTTGAAACTGCAGTGGCGGGTGATGAAGTCGATTTGGTTTTAGAGCCTAATCCAAGATTTCCACAATATAATTGGGTTACTGGAATTAAGTGATATTTAACATTAATTCTTAATCATTCATCCCGATATGATTGTTTAAGAATGGACATATCCCACCTTAATATGCCGCCTATCGCGCAGCGTAGGTGGCATGTAAGCGCGTGGAGATGTTTATGGAATTAACACAAGCCGACTATCAGCATTTAATTGATTTTGCATTTGCAATTTATATAACTGTCTGTGGTTGTCTTGGGTTTGTCGCGGGGTCTATCAGATGATATCTGATTATATTCTGCAATATATGCCCTATGTCTGCGGTTATGGCTTGGGCGCTTTTGGGATTGGCTGGCTTATAGCTAAATTGCAAAAGTTTGTTATTCAACTATCGGAGAAAATCTAAATGGAAAAAATGAAATCGTTGGTTTCTCGTGCGACTGATTTATCAACTCGCACTAAGTCTGCACTGTTAACTGGTTCTGTGTTGCTTGCTACCGGTGTTTCAACTTGTTTTGCTGATTTGCCTGATGGTGCTCAAGAAGCATTCACTTCTTATAAAACCGATGCGGGAACGCTGAACGGTTATGCATGGGGTGTCATTCTTCCGGTCGCTGGTTACTTTGTTGTAATTCGTCTGGCTAAGCGTTTCTCAGGTAAAATCTAATGTCATATACCCCCTTAATGTTCATTTAATTAAGGGGCGTTTTAGGGGGTATTATGTTTCGTTTGTTTTTCCCTTTTATTTTTTTGTCTTTGAT of the uncultured Tolumonas sp. genome contains:
- a CDS encoding major coat protein, whose protein sequence is MEKMKSLVSRATDLSTRTKSALLTGSVLLATGVSTCFADLPDGAQEAFTSYKTDAGTLNGYAWGVILPVAGYFVVIRLAKRFSGKI